A genomic region of Anaeromyxobacter sp. contains the following coding sequences:
- a CDS encoding glycine--tRNA ligase subunit beta: MADLLFEIGAEEIPAGFVPPALRQLQDDLARLLAEARLAHGEVKAVGTPRRLAVWARDVAARQADARTEALGPSVAAAFDAAGQPTQAALGFARSQGVEVAALERVETPKGLRLAVTKVEKGRPAAQVLPALLTRLVGGLKFRKAMRSRHDEVTFARPVRWLTALYGGKPVKVTFGEVTSGKVTYGHRFMAPRAIALAGTPEDYLARLEKAFVVADPVVRQAAIVKGLAAAARRGGGVVRPDPALVEQVTYLVEHPTAVSGEFEASNLALPPEVVVTEMRNHQRYFAVVDGQGALTNRFIAVSGTPVREPRVARHGYERVLRARLADARFFFEEDRKRTLESRVADLGRRTYQARLGTELQRVERIGAVAEALAGAAGRQGGEALALAARLCKADLGTGMVGEFPELQGIMGGHYARLEGLPAEVADALTDHYKPVGASEEMPRGDLGSLVGLADRLHQLVGIIGVGEKATGAADPFGLRRAAIGILRILLDRGYHLSLRAAVEATLAALAGVKLAAEPTVVADQVLDFVRGRLKALWSEELDADLVEAVLSAGFDDVVDARQRLQALAVVKRRDDFVPLAVAFKRVANIQEKAPAGLAVAVDPALLSEDAERALLAEVVRVEREAAECRSRRDYPAILKAVATLKPAVDAFFDGVMVMAEDPAVRGNRLALMRRVAALFSDLADFRKIQAELPPGAGARKAG; encoded by the coding sequence ATGGCTGACCTGCTGTTCGAGATCGGGGCCGAGGAGATCCCGGCCGGCTTCGTGCCGCCGGCGCTGCGCCAGCTCCAGGACGACCTGGCCAGGCTGCTGGCCGAGGCCCGCCTGGCCCACGGCGAGGTGAAGGCGGTGGGCACGCCGCGGCGCCTGGCGGTCTGGGCCCGCGACGTGGCCGCCAGGCAGGCCGACGCCCGCACCGAGGCCCTCGGGCCGTCGGTGGCGGCGGCCTTCGACGCGGCCGGCCAGCCCACCCAGGCGGCGCTGGGCTTCGCCCGCAGCCAGGGGGTGGAGGTGGCGGCCCTGGAGCGCGTCGAGACGCCCAAGGGGCTCCGGCTGGCGGTCACCAAGGTGGAGAAGGGGCGCCCGGCGGCGCAGGTGCTGCCGGCGCTGCTGACGCGCCTGGTGGGCGGCCTCAAGTTCAGGAAGGCCATGCGGTCGCGCCACGACGAGGTGACCTTCGCCCGCCCGGTGCGCTGGCTCACCGCGCTCTACGGCGGCAAGCCGGTCAAGGTGACCTTCGGCGAGGTGACCTCCGGCAAGGTCACCTACGGCCACCGCTTCATGGCGCCCAGGGCCATCGCGCTCGCGGGCACCCCCGAGGACTACCTGGCCCGGCTGGAGAAGGCCTTCGTGGTGGCCGACCCGGTGGTCCGCCAGGCGGCCATCGTGAAGGGGCTGGCGGCGGCGGCCCGCCGGGGCGGCGGCGTGGTGCGCCCCGACCCGGCGCTGGTGGAGCAGGTCACCTACCTGGTGGAGCACCCCACCGCCGTGTCCGGCGAGTTCGAGGCCTCCAACCTGGCGCTGCCGCCGGAGGTGGTGGTCACCGAGATGCGCAACCACCAGCGCTACTTCGCGGTGGTGGACGGGCAGGGCGCGCTGACCAACCGGTTCATCGCCGTCTCCGGCACGCCGGTGCGCGAGCCCCGGGTGGCGCGCCACGGCTACGAGCGGGTGCTGCGGGCCCGGCTGGCCGACGCCCGCTTCTTCTTCGAGGAGGATCGCAAGCGGACCCTGGAGAGCCGCGTGGCCGACCTGGGGCGCCGCACCTACCAGGCCAGGCTGGGCACCGAGCTGCAGCGGGTGGAGCGCATCGGCGCGGTGGCCGAGGCGCTGGCCGGGGCGGCCGGCCGCCAGGGCGGGGAGGCGCTGGCGCTGGCGGCCCGGCTCTGCAAGGCGGACCTGGGCACCGGCATGGTGGGCGAGTTCCCCGAGCTGCAGGGCATCATGGGCGGGCACTACGCCCGCCTGGAGGGGCTGCCGGCCGAGGTGGCCGACGCCCTCACCGACCACTACAAGCCGGTGGGCGCCTCCGAGGAGATGCCGCGCGGCGACCTGGGCTCGCTGGTGGGCCTGGCCGATCGGCTGCACCAGCTGGTGGGCATCATCGGGGTGGGCGAGAAGGCCACCGGCGCCGCCGACCCGTTCGGCCTGCGCCGGGCCGCCATCGGCATCCTGCGCATCCTGCTCGACCGCGGCTACCACCTCTCGCTGCGCGCCGCGGTGGAGGCCACCCTGGCGGCGCTGGCCGGGGTCAAGCTGGCGGCCGAGCCGACGGTGGTGGCCGACCAGGTGCTCGACTTCGTGCGCGGCCGGCTCAAGGCCCTGTGGAGCGAGGAGCTGGACGCCGACCTGGTGGAGGCGGTGCTCTCGGCCGGGTTCGACGACGTGGTGGACGCGCGGCAGCGGCTGCAGGCGCTGGCGGTGGTCAAGCGGCGCGACGACTTCGTGCCGCTGGCGGTGGCGTTCAAGCGGGTGGCCAACATCCAGGAGAAGGCGCCCGCGGGGCTGGCCGTGGCGGTGGACCCGGCCCTGCTCAGCGAGGACGCCGAGCGGGCGCTGCTGGCCGAGGTGGTCCGGGTGGAGCGCGAGGCGGCGGAGTGCCGCTCGCGCCGCGACTACCCGGCCATCCTGAAGGCGGTGGCCACGCTCAAGCCGGCGGTGGACGCCTTCTTCGACGGGGTGATGGTGATGGCCGAGGACCCGGCGGTGCGCGGCAACCGCCTGGCGCTGATGCGCCGGGTGGCGGCGCTCTTCTCCGACCTGGCCGACTTCAGGAAGATCCAGGCCGAGCTGCCCCCGGGCGCCGGCGCGCGGAAGGCAGGGTAG
- the recO gene encoding DNA repair protein RecO: MTTRLKLRAVVLRTVDHGEADRVVTLLAEGRGKLAAYARGARASTRRFGGALEPFTLVSAELSGRGAGDQLLRLESVAPERAFPAIRGDLARIACAAYAVELARELTRDHEPHDDLFGLLVDYLGRLDAAPARPGTLRAFELLALAAAGFQPRLEACARCGQPLPDGAVTFSPADGGPLCQDDAPQAAPGRLSLSPAGLAALQRLQAGGLQAGEAPLEPGAGREAREALGRFVEHLLGRRLQARRFLDEVGPMLGE, from the coding sequence GTGACCACCCGGCTCAAGCTCCGCGCGGTGGTGCTGCGCACCGTGGATCACGGCGAGGCCGACCGGGTGGTGACCCTGCTGGCCGAGGGGCGCGGCAAGCTGGCGGCCTACGCCCGCGGCGCCCGCGCCTCCACCAGGCGCTTCGGCGGCGCCCTGGAGCCCTTCACGCTGGTGTCGGCCGAGCTCTCCGGGCGGGGCGCCGGCGACCAGCTGCTGCGGCTGGAGTCGGTGGCGCCGGAGCGGGCCTTCCCGGCCATCCGCGGCGACCTGGCCCGCATCGCCTGCGCCGCCTACGCCGTGGAGCTGGCGCGCGAGCTGACCCGCGATCACGAGCCACACGACGACCTGTTCGGGCTGCTGGTGGACTACCTGGGCCGGCTCGACGCGGCCCCGGCCCGCCCGGGCACGCTGCGGGCCTTCGAGCTGCTGGCGCTGGCGGCGGCCGGCTTCCAGCCGCGCCTGGAGGCCTGCGCCCGCTGCGGCCAGCCCCTGCCGGACGGGGCGGTGACCTTCTCGCCGGCCGACGGCGGGCCGCTCTGCCAGGACGACGCTCCCCAGGCGGCGCCGGGTCGCCTCAGCCTGTCGCCGGCCGGGCTGGCGGCGCTGCAGCGGCTCCAGGCGGGCGGCCTGCAGGCCGGGGAGGCGCCCCTCGAGCCGGGGGCCGGGCGCGAGGCGCGCGAGGCCCTGGGGCGCTTCGTGGAGCACCTGCTCGGCCGCCGCCTCCAGGCCAGGCGCTTCCTCGACGAGGTGGGGCCCATGCTGGGCGAGTGA
- a CDS encoding helix-turn-helix domain-containing protein: MSTAPEPAAPLLPAFGRWLKQERELRDMLPEEIAASTKLAPAVIEALESGEEARMPPRAYVVGYLRSYAAAVGLDADEVVLRWQEAAGEAPEVATRRGRRRLVPVLVAAAVLGVVAAMVIGALLR, encoded by the coding sequence ATGTCGACCGCACCCGAGCCCGCCGCCCCGCTGCTCCCCGCCTTCGGCCGCTGGCTGAAGCAGGAGCGCGAGCTGCGCGACATGTTGCCCGAGGAGATCGCCGCCTCCACCAAGCTGGCCCCGGCGGTCATCGAGGCGCTGGAGTCCGGCGAGGAGGCGCGCATGCCGCCGCGCGCCTACGTGGTGGGCTACCTGCGCAGCTACGCCGCCGCGGTGGGGCTGGACGCCGACGAGGTGGTGCTGCGCTGGCAGGAGGCGGCCGGCGAGGCCCCCGAGGTGGCGACGCGCCGGGGGCGGCGCCGGCTGGTGCCGGTGCTGGTGGCGGCCGCGGTGCTGGGCGTGGTGGCCGCCATGGTGATCGGCGCGCTGCTCCGGTAG
- a CDS encoding tetratricopeptide repeat protein yields the protein MTSATRSALLAVLASAALAACGHTLSAKAQKTAEIHHDLGLEALQKGQAQDALREFDTALQSDPDMPEAHLGRGLVLEYAFSKLKDAEAEYRKALAVRPAYPEAHNNLGQLLARTGRPEEALASFDEALANTFYREPWVARCNKGQALHRMGRRDEGLTELRACLGIAPRYCAGHRELGRILLGDGKVKEALDELGAYVRHCEQVVDAHQQLGLARMKAGDLPGARASFERCLELAKGTPAGDGCQQSLELLR from the coding sequence ATGACCTCCGCCACCCGCTCCGCGCTCCTCGCCGTCCTGGCCTCCGCCGCGCTGGCCGCCTGCGGCCACACCCTCAGCGCCAAGGCCCAGAAGACCGCCGAGATCCACCACGACCTGGGGCTGGAGGCGCTGCAGAAGGGGCAGGCGCAGGACGCGCTGCGCGAGTTCGACACCGCGCTGCAGTCCGACCCGGACATGCCCGAGGCCCACCTGGGGCGCGGCCTGGTGCTGGAGTACGCCTTCTCCAAGCTGAAGGACGCCGAGGCCGAGTACCGCAAGGCGCTGGCGGTGCGGCCGGCCTACCCCGAGGCCCACAACAACCTGGGGCAGCTCCTGGCCCGCACCGGGCGCCCCGAGGAGGCGCTGGCCTCCTTCGACGAGGCGCTGGCCAACACCTTCTACCGGGAGCCCTGGGTGGCCCGCTGCAACAAGGGCCAGGCGCTCCACCGCATGGGGCGGCGCGACGAGGGGCTGACCGAGCTGCGCGCCTGCCTGGGCATCGCCCCGCGCTACTGCGCCGGCCACCGCGAGCTGGGGCGCATCCTGCTCGGCGACGGCAAGGTGAAGGAGGCGCTGGACGAGCTGGGCGCCTACGTGCGCCACTGCGAGCAGGTGGTGGACGCGCACCAGCAGCTGGGGCTGGCGCGCATGAAGGCGGGCGACCTGCCGGGCGCCAGGGCCAGCTTCGAGCGCTGCCTCGAGCTGGCCAAGGGGACCCCCGCCGGCGACGGCTGCCAGCAGAGCCTGGAGCTGCTCCGCTAG
- a CDS encoding radical SAM protein, translating to MRVSEVFFSIQGEGTRAGLPCAFVRFTGCDLRCTWCDTAYAFHGGEERTRAELVEALSRLPTRLVCLTGGEPLLQPELPELCRDLLALGWEVTVETHGQRPTGALPPEVVRIVDVKPPGSGEETRDLTFLEGLRPHDEVKFVVASRADFDWSVEVVRRSRLEGRAELLFSPVFGQVEPRALTEWLLASGLRARLSLQLHKLVWGPEVRGV from the coding sequence ATGCGGGTCTCCGAGGTCTTCTTCAGCATCCAGGGGGAGGGGACCCGCGCCGGCCTGCCGTGCGCCTTCGTGCGCTTCACCGGGTGCGATCTGCGCTGCACCTGGTGCGACACCGCCTACGCCTTCCACGGCGGCGAGGAGCGCACCCGCGCCGAGCTGGTGGAGGCGCTCTCGAGGCTGCCGACCAGGCTGGTCTGCCTCACCGGCGGCGAGCCGCTGCTGCAGCCCGAGCTGCCGGAGCTGTGCCGCGACCTGCTGGCGCTGGGCTGGGAGGTCACGGTGGAGACCCACGGCCAGCGCCCCACCGGGGCGCTCCCGCCGGAGGTGGTCCGCATCGTGGACGTCAAGCCGCCCGGCTCCGGCGAGGAGACGCGCGACCTCACCTTCCTCGAGGGGCTGCGGCCGCACGACGAGGTGAAGTTCGTGGTGGCCTCGCGCGCCGACTTCGACTGGTCGGTCGAGGTGGTGCGGCGCAGCCGGCTGGAGGGGCGCGCCGAGCTGCTCTTCTCGCCGGTCTTCGGCCAGGTCGAGCCGAGGGCGCTGACCGAGTGGCTGCTGGCCTCCGGGCTGCGCGCCCGCCTCTCGCTCCAGCTCCACAAGCTGGTCTGGGGGCCCGAGGTGCGGGGGGTCTGA
- a CDS encoding lytic transglycosylase domain-containing protein, which translates to MPAASQQVHEAVARAVIGEAEAVELDPLLVLAMIEVESGYDPGAASGAGARGLMQLLPGTMRRETEALGLGVADPADPVANVRAGVRYLRRCLDSYPGHMGLALMAYNAGPNRVFELLQDETGMPDWALAYPRRVESEHRKLQRAFGAAPGPRFASAGPAR; encoded by the coding sequence ATGCCCGCCGCCTCCCAGCAGGTCCACGAGGCGGTGGCCCGGGCGGTGATCGGCGAGGCCGAGGCGGTGGAGCTCGACCCGCTGCTGGTGCTGGCCATGATCGAGGTGGAGTCGGGCTACGACCCGGGCGCGGCCAGCGGCGCCGGGGCCCGCGGCCTGATGCAGCTCCTGCCTGGCACCATGCGGCGCGAGACCGAGGCGCTGGGGCTGGGCGTCGCCGACCCGGCCGACCCCGTCGCCAACGTCAGGGCCGGCGTCCGCTACCTGCGCCGCTGCCTCGACAGCTACCCGGGCCACATGGGGCTGGCGCTCATGGCCTACAACGCCGGCCCGAACCGGGTCTTCGAGCTGCTGCAGGACGAGACCGGCATGCCCGACTGGGCGCTGGCCTATCCGCGCCGGGTCGAGTCGGAGCACCGCAAGCTGCAGCGGGCCTTCGGCGCCGCCCCCGGCCCGCGGTTCGCCTCGGCCGGCCCGGCCCGCTAG
- a CDS encoding phasin family protein, whose amino-acid sequence MADFQGMFKEAWSNALAGVNAAEQEAEKVLNKMADAAGFSPEDVRRHAREFGERLQGQRKELEKAIDEGVRRASTRLKVPTKSDLDAIEQRLTSLTEKVEALAKDKEKPA is encoded by the coding sequence ATGGCCGACTTCCAGGGGATGTTCAAGGAGGCCTGGTCCAACGCGCTGGCGGGCGTCAACGCGGCGGAGCAGGAGGCCGAGAAGGTGCTGAACAAGATGGCCGACGCGGCTGGCTTCTCGCCGGAGGACGTCCGGCGCCATGCCCGGGAGTTCGGCGAGCGGCTGCAGGGCCAGCGCAAGGAGCTGGAGAAGGCCATCGACGAGGGCGTGCGCAGGGCGTCCACCCGCCTCAAGGTCCCGACCAAGTCGGACCTGGACGCCATCGAACAGCGGCTGACGTCCCTCACCGAGAAGGTGGAGGCGCTGGCCAAGGACAAGGAGAAGCCAGCCTGA
- a CDS encoding quinone-dependent dihydroorotate dehydrogenase — protein sequence MLWPLLRWVLFRFDPETVHRLAHAFLHRVPVAFARWRRPAPDPALAVSCLGLRFESPVGLGAGFDKGDASVAGLFGMGFSHVEVGTITPRPQSGNERPRIFRLPQHRALVNRMGFNNDGAEACAARLARLPAAARMGPVGVNVGKNKLTPNEQAADDYLACIDRLHPYADYLVVNISSPNTPGLRQLQERDALDRLLRACVARLAERSPGKPLLVKLAPDLTPEALDEAVDVAIAAGVAGLVATNTTLSRDGVEAHPLAREAGGLSGAPLTARATEVVRRVSARAAGRVPVIASGGVMSTEDVYAKLRAGASLVQVYTGFIYGGPGFAARVNRELPALLRRDGFRTVAEAVGADARG from the coding sequence ATGCTCTGGCCCCTCCTGCGCTGGGTCCTCTTCCGCTTCGACCCCGAGACCGTCCACCGGCTGGCCCACGCCTTCCTGCACCGGGTGCCGGTGGCCTTCGCCCGCTGGCGCCGCCCGGCCCCCGACCCCGCCCTGGCGGTGTCGTGCCTGGGGCTGCGCTTCGAGAGCCCGGTGGGCCTCGGCGCCGGCTTCGACAAGGGGGACGCCTCGGTGGCCGGCCTCTTCGGCATGGGCTTCTCGCACGTGGAGGTGGGCACCATCACGCCGCGCCCGCAGTCGGGCAACGAGCGGCCGCGCATCTTCCGGCTGCCGCAGCACCGGGCCCTGGTGAACCGCATGGGGTTCAACAACGACGGCGCCGAGGCCTGCGCCGCCCGGCTGGCCCGGCTGCCGGCGGCGGCGCGCATGGGGCCGGTGGGGGTCAACGTCGGCAAGAACAAGCTCACCCCCAACGAGCAGGCCGCCGACGACTACCTGGCCTGCATCGACCGGCTCCACCCGTACGCCGACTACCTGGTGGTCAACATCTCGTCGCCCAACACCCCCGGGCTGCGCCAGCTGCAGGAGCGGGACGCCCTCGACCGGCTGCTCAGGGCCTGCGTGGCCCGCCTGGCGGAGCGGTCGCCGGGCAAGCCCCTGCTGGTCAAGCTGGCGCCGGACCTCACGCCCGAGGCGCTCGACGAGGCGGTGGACGTGGCCATCGCCGCCGGCGTCGCCGGGCTGGTGGCCACCAACACCACCCTGTCCCGCGACGGCGTGGAGGCCCACCCCCTGGCCCGCGAGGCCGGCGGGCTCTCCGGCGCGCCGCTGACCGCGCGCGCCACCGAGGTGGTCCGCCGGGTGTCGGCCCGCGCCGCCGGGCGGGTGCCGGTCATCGCCTCGGGCGGGGTCATGTCGACCGAGGACGTCTACGCCAAGCTGCGCGCCGGCGCCTCGCTGGTGCAGGTCTACACGGGGTTCATCTACGGCGGCCCCGGCTTCGCCGCCCGCGTGAACCGAGAGCTGCCGGCCCTGCTCCGGCGCGACGGCTTCCGCACCGTGGCCGAGGCGGTGGGGGCGGACGCGCGGGGCTGA
- the rimI gene encoding ribosomal protein S18-alanine N-acetyltransferase: protein MEIEAAGFRHPWSERLLRDELRNAWSVLLAAVEEGPGGAEHMAGYVIVWVVHDELHVLNVATAPEDRRRGVGRALMEAAAALGRSRACRLATLEVRRSNEPAIALYRALGYRQVGLRPRYYAEENEDALLMTLDLAGPGGGHDAPPGGPDPR from the coding sequence ATGGAGATCGAGGCGGCCGGCTTCCGCCACCCGTGGAGCGAGCGGCTGCTGCGCGACGAGCTGCGCAACGCCTGGTCGGTGCTGCTGGCGGCGGTGGAGGAGGGACCGGGGGGCGCCGAGCACATGGCCGGGTACGTCATCGTCTGGGTGGTGCACGACGAGCTGCACGTGCTCAACGTGGCCACCGCCCCGGAGGACCGCCGGCGGGGCGTCGGGCGGGCGCTCATGGAGGCGGCGGCGGCGCTGGGCCGCTCGCGCGCCTGCCGGCTCGCCACCCTGGAGGTGCGACGCTCCAACGAGCCCGCCATCGCCCTCTACCGCGCCCTGGGCTACCGCCAGGTGGGGCTGCGGCCGCGCTACTACGCCGAGGAGAACGAGGACGCGCTGCTGATGACCCTGGACCTGGCCGGGCCAGGGGGGGGCCACGACGCACCCCCGGGCGGACCCGATCCGCGGTAG